The following proteins come from a genomic window of Kitasatospora sp. NBC_01246:
- a CDS encoding response regulator: MLKHTAASGPAGPGRPNRGGTITTTRVLIVDDEILVRSGLGLIVGSAPDLEVVGDCSGGRAEDFVQRLRPHVVLLDIRMPDLDGISVLRRLRALPDPPAVAMLTTFDTDEYIGTALRAGAAGFLLKDTAPDQLVHAVRVIAAGGSILSPTVTRTVIGGYVDGGGPDAEATSLARTLTSRELDVLALLGEGLSNAEIADRLFLGTGTVKDHISAILGKLGAANRVQAAVVAHRAGLVRPKPGDGA; encoded by the coding sequence ATGCTCAAGCACACCGCAGCGAGCGGACCGGCCGGTCCCGGCCGCCCGAACCGAGGAGGGACCATCACCACCACCCGCGTGCTGATCGTGGACGACGAGATCCTGGTCCGCTCCGGCCTCGGCCTCATCGTCGGCTCCGCCCCCGACCTGGAGGTGGTCGGCGACTGCTCCGGTGGCCGGGCCGAGGACTTCGTCCAGCGCCTGCGCCCGCACGTGGTGCTGCTCGACATCCGGATGCCCGACCTCGACGGCATCTCGGTGCTGCGCCGGCTGCGCGCCCTGCCCGACCCGCCGGCGGTGGCGATGCTCACCACCTTCGACACCGACGAGTACATCGGCACCGCGCTGCGCGCCGGCGCGGCCGGCTTCCTGCTCAAGGACACCGCCCCGGACCAGCTGGTCCACGCCGTCCGGGTGATCGCGGCCGGCGGCAGCATCCTCTCCCCGACCGTCACCCGCACCGTGATCGGCGGCTACGTGGACGGCGGCGGCCCGGACGCCGAGGCCACCTCGCTGGCCCGCACCCTCACCAGCCGCGAACTCGACGTCCTGGCGCTGCTCGGCGAGGGGCTGTCCAACGCCGAGATCGCCGACCGGCTCTTCCTGGGCACCGGCACGGTGAAGGACCACATCAGCGCGATCCTCGGCAAGCTCGGCGCCGCCAACCGGGTGCAGGCGGCGGTCGTCGCCCACCGGGCCGGCCTGGTCCGGCCGAAACCCGGCGACGGGGCATGA
- a CDS encoding phosphatidylglycerol lysyltransferase domain-containing protein, whose translation MSSTVKPEPSAASTGPRPAGLLERWRPRAAAATVWYLRLIALLNLVTVLLVPFRDQVETHNEGEYFTPYLMTAGLSTAVLSVFLAIAMRRRKRAAWIFNIALAGLFAFLYLAAMALPDERFNRHPLNYISTVLTCAFVLALLVGRKEFTSKGDSSNPKTAAATFVGGLAFGGVVGALLVWANNGAQGAGFWDLFRYSVGRMITITPSEHLRSVISAPTWVNAVINAMGGVLFLLVLYVAFRSPKDKELLTPEDEERLRGLLEKQGDRDSLGYFALRRDKAVVFSPSGKAAVTYRVVGGVSLASGDPIGDPEAWPGAIDAWLAEAREHAWAPAVMGASEEAGVIYARHGLDALELGDEAIVELDEFSLDGRAMRVVRQAYNRVKRAGYTVRIRRHESIPECEMAQLVAKADQWRDGATERGFSMALGRLGDPGDGRCVMLECHDGDGELKALLSFVPWGADGLSLDLMRRARDTENGLMEFMVIELLQRAGEVQLARVSLNFAMFRSVFERGSRLGAGPVLRLWRSVLGFFSRWWQIESLYRANAKYRPIWEPRYLLFEKSSEIPRIGIASARAEGFITAPSLPALFRRRHAGSAGTAPRPPAAARDGKG comes from the coding sequence GTGTCGTCCACTGTGAAGCCGGAGCCGTCCGCCGCGTCCACCGGCCCCCGGCCCGCCGGCCTGCTGGAGCGCTGGCGCCCGAGGGCCGCCGCGGCCACCGTCTGGTACCTGCGGCTGATCGCCCTGCTGAACCTCGTGACGGTGCTGCTGGTGCCGTTCCGGGACCAGGTCGAGACGCACAACGAGGGCGAGTACTTCACCCCCTACCTGATGACGGCCGGGCTGAGCACCGCGGTGCTGTCGGTCTTCCTGGCGATCGCGATGCGTCGGCGCAAGCGGGCCGCGTGGATCTTCAACATCGCGCTGGCGGGGCTGTTCGCGTTCCTCTACCTGGCCGCCATGGCGCTGCCCGACGAGCGCTTCAACCGGCACCCGCTCAACTACATCTCCACCGTGCTGACCTGTGCGTTCGTGCTGGCGCTGCTGGTCGGGCGGAAGGAGTTCACCTCCAAGGGCGACAGCTCCAACCCGAAGACCGCGGCGGCCACCTTCGTCGGCGGCCTGGCCTTCGGCGGGGTGGTCGGCGCGCTGCTGGTCTGGGCGAACAACGGCGCCCAGGGCGCCGGATTCTGGGACCTCTTCCGCTACTCGGTCGGCCGGATGATCACCATCACGCCCTCCGAGCACCTGCGCTCCGTGATCTCCGCGCCCACCTGGGTCAACGCCGTCATCAACGCGATGGGCGGGGTGCTCTTCCTGCTGGTGCTCTACGTGGCGTTCCGCAGCCCCAAGGACAAGGAGCTGCTGACCCCGGAGGACGAGGAGCGGCTGCGCGGCCTGCTGGAGAAGCAGGGCGACCGGGACTCGCTGGGCTACTTCGCGCTGCGCCGGGACAAGGCGGTGGTCTTCTCCCCCAGCGGCAAGGCGGCGGTGACCTACCGGGTGGTCGGCGGGGTCTCGCTGGCCTCGGGCGACCCGATCGGGGACCCGGAGGCCTGGCCCGGCGCGATCGACGCCTGGCTGGCCGAGGCCCGCGAGCACGCCTGGGCGCCGGCCGTGATGGGTGCCTCCGAGGAGGCCGGGGTGATCTACGCCCGGCACGGGCTGGACGCGCTGGAGCTCGGTGACGAGGCGATCGTCGAGCTGGACGAGTTCTCGCTGGACGGCCGGGCGATGCGGGTGGTCCGCCAGGCCTACAACCGGGTCAAGCGGGCCGGGTACACCGTGCGGATCCGCCGCCACGAGTCCATCCCCGAGTGCGAGATGGCCCAGCTGGTGGCCAAGGCCGACCAGTGGCGCGACGGCGCGACCGAGCGCGGCTTCTCGATGGCCCTCGGCCGCCTCGGCGACCCGGGCGACGGGCGCTGCGTGATGCTGGAGTGCCACGACGGGGACGGCGAGCTGAAGGCGCTGCTGAGCTTCGTGCCGTGGGGCGCGGACGGGCTCTCGCTGGACCTGATGCGCCGGGCCCGGGACACCGAGAACGGCCTGATGGAGTTCATGGTGATCGAACTCCTGCAGCGCGCCGGGGAGGTCCAGCTGGCCCGGGTGTCGTTGAACTTCGCGATGTTCCGTTCCGTTTTCGAGCGGGGATCGCGCCTCGGCGCGGGGCCGGTGCTCCGGCTCTGGCGCTCGGTGCTGGGCTTCTTCTCGCGCTGGTGGCAGATCGAATCGCTGTACCGGGCCAACGCCAAGTACCGGCCGATCTGGGAACCGCGCTATCTGCTGTTCGAGAAGAGCAGCGAGATTCCGCGCATCGGCATCGCCAGCGCGCGCGCCGAGGGCTTCATCACCGCGCCGAGCCTGCCCGCCCTGTTCCGTCGCCGGCACGCGGGGAGCGCCGGCACGGCGCCCCGCCCGCCGGCGGCCGCGCGGGACGGGAAGGGGTAA
- a CDS encoding sensor histidine kinase gives MTTSELPPARRLPAWLTAPWLMLLLPALYSLMDAALVARGSAWWQVLLSLLAAAVLPWRRRFPVTVLLLTMPGSYLADIWLAPITAVYTVAAERPVPRVVVPCATLFALVEFFHWPLSEQSLEPSRETALYAIQSVMLAAGPAATGLLSRTRRELAARLDELTRGRARENRLLAERVLVSERARLAREMHDVVSHQVSLISIQAGALQVSTADPAAAATARTIRELSVRTLDELRQMVGVLRAAGSRPDTPLAPQPRLADLPRLIEESGLAAVAELSPGDHPWPEAVERAAYRTVQEALTNITKYAPQATVHVYVRAAGRRLRVEVRNDAPPVRPAETLPGGGHGLVGLRERAQLLGGTLTAGTTPDGGFAVRADLPAGRE, from the coding sequence ATGACCACGAGCGAGCTGCCCCCCGCCAGACGCCTGCCGGCCTGGCTGACCGCGCCCTGGTTGATGCTGCTGCTGCCGGCCCTCTACTCGCTGATGGACGCCGCCCTGGTGGCCCGCGGCTCGGCCTGGTGGCAGGTGCTGCTCTCGCTGCTCGCCGCCGCGGTGCTGCCCTGGCGCCGGCGCTTCCCGGTCACCGTGCTGCTGCTCACCATGCCGGGCAGCTACCTCGCCGACATCTGGCTCGCCCCGATCACCGCCGTGTACACGGTGGCCGCCGAGCGTCCGGTGCCCCGGGTGGTGGTCCCCTGCGCGACCCTCTTCGCCCTGGTGGAGTTCTTCCACTGGCCGCTCTCCGAGCAGTCCCTCGAACCGAGCCGGGAGACCGCGCTCTACGCCATCCAGTCGGTGATGCTGGCCGCCGGCCCGGCCGCCACCGGTCTGCTCTCGCGCACCCGCCGGGAGCTGGCGGCCCGGCTGGACGAACTGACCCGGGGCCGGGCCCGGGAGAACCGGCTGCTCGCCGAGCGGGTCCTGGTCAGCGAGCGGGCCCGGCTCGCCCGGGAGATGCACGACGTGGTCTCGCACCAGGTCAGCCTGATCAGCATCCAGGCCGGCGCGCTGCAGGTCAGCACCGCGGACCCGGCCGCCGCGGCCACCGCCCGGACGATCCGGGAGCTCTCCGTGCGCACCCTGGATGAGCTGCGGCAGATGGTCGGCGTGCTGCGGGCCGCCGGCTCCCGCCCGGACACCCCGCTCGCCCCGCAGCCGCGGCTGGCCGACCTCCCCCGGCTGATCGAGGAGAGCGGCCTGGCGGCCGTGGCCGAGCTGTCCCCGGGGGACCACCCCTGGCCCGAGGCGGTCGAGCGGGCCGCCTACCGGACGGTCCAGGAGGCGCTCACCAACATCACCAAGTACGCCCCGCAGGCCACCGTCCACGTCTACGTGCGGGCGGCGGGCCGCCGGCTCCGGGTCGAGGTCCGCAACGACGCCCCGCCGGTCCGCCCGGCCGAGACCCTGCCGGGCGGCGGCCACGGCCTGGTCGGGCTGCGGGAGCGGGCCCAGCTGCTCGGCGGCACGCTCACCGCCGGCACCACCCCCGACGGCGGCTTCGCGGTACGGGCCGACCTGCCCGCCGGCCGGGAGTGA
- a CDS encoding DUF5819 family protein: protein MAGTEDTGAPPAGRPWSGPALAVLGVAGAVLVAGTGLFLAAVFLHVAPANSASREYREQVDGLVYPEFEQNWKLFAPNPLQQNVSLDARVRTVADGGATRTHDWTGLTARDVAAIRGNPAPSHADQNLLRRAWDFYEGSHSAQDDSLTNPRGKLAEQYLKRIALQRIGRSVDGERILQIEFRVTAATVPPPDWSGEAAPPAPKVRELPWWPVGDEDFRGLG from the coding sequence ATGGCCGGGACCGAGGACACCGGGGCGCCGCCCGCCGGGCGGCCCTGGTCGGGGCCGGCCCTGGCCGTGCTCGGGGTGGCCGGCGCGGTGCTGGTCGCGGGCACCGGGCTCTTCCTCGCCGCGGTGTTCCTGCACGTGGCCCCGGCCAACTCGGCCTCCCGGGAGTACCGGGAGCAGGTCGACGGCCTGGTGTACCCGGAGTTCGAGCAGAACTGGAAGCTGTTCGCCCCCAACCCGCTCCAGCAGAACGTCAGTCTGGACGCCCGGGTGCGCACGGTCGCGGACGGCGGTGCGACCAGGACCCACGACTGGACCGGGCTGACCGCCCGGGACGTCGCGGCGATCCGCGGCAACCCCGCGCCCAGCCACGCCGACCAGAACCTGCTCCGCCGGGCCTGGGACTTCTACGAGGGCTCGCACAGCGCGCAGGACGACTCGCTGACCAACCCGCGCGGCAAGCTGGCCGAGCAGTACCTGAAGCGGATCGCGCTGCAGCGGATCGGCCGGAGCGTCGACGGCGAGCGGATCCTGCAGATCGAGTTCCGGGTGACGGCCGCCACCGTCCCGCCGCCGGACTGGAGCGGGGAGGCCGCGCCGCCCGCCCCGAAGGTCCGCGAGCTGCCGTGGTGGCCGGTGGGCGACGAGGACTTCCGGGGGCTCGGGTGA
- a CDS encoding rhodanese-like domain-containing protein gives MTAQSPARWTDPEQQELEERVAAAELAWLTMDVDTQTLRVEIDNFALIHHQLLGPLYARLDELDALIAETVATRTGHPEDLRRAAEARLRVDELPDLDALFDSVQEQDAATAPPAAPARVRPGRDAQRVYRELVRRAHPDLTTDPAEQLRRAAFIARVNEAYAYGDTEALEGLAAEWSTAPEAAPAVDAPDRLGWLRRRLEWLTAKIAETATEQVRLENTAMGQLLALAPQDPDGLLEELADQLLAKAAAQQAELERLLGGQPVGDNGAHRTEPQESQTMFPQIPTAEAAAVPAEAALLDVREQDEWDAGHVDGALHIPMGQVIARLAELPDERLYVLCRVGGRSAQVVQYLVQNGRDAVNVDGGMYAWESAGRPMVSSDGRDAFVL, from the coding sequence GTGACCGCGCAGAGCCCCGCCCGTTGGACGGATCCGGAGCAGCAGGAGCTGGAGGAGCGGGTCGCCGCCGCCGAACTCGCCTGGCTGACCATGGACGTCGACACGCAGACGCTGCGGGTCGAGATCGACAACTTCGCGCTGATCCACCATCAGCTGCTCGGCCCGCTCTACGCCCGGCTGGACGAGCTGGACGCGCTGATCGCCGAGACGGTGGCCACCCGGACCGGGCATCCCGAGGACCTCCGGCGGGCCGCCGAGGCGCGCCTGCGGGTGGACGAACTCCCCGACCTGGACGCGCTGTTCGACAGCGTGCAGGAGCAGGACGCGGCCACCGCGCCGCCGGCCGCGCCGGCCCGGGTGCGGCCCGGCCGGGACGCCCAGCGGGTCTACCGCGAGCTCGTCCGCCGCGCCCACCCCGACCTGACCACCGACCCGGCCGAGCAGCTGCGCCGGGCGGCCTTCATCGCCCGGGTCAACGAGGCCTACGCGTACGGCGACACCGAGGCCCTGGAGGGCCTGGCCGCCGAGTGGTCCACCGCCCCCGAGGCGGCGCCCGCGGTGGACGCCCCGGACCGGCTCGGCTGGCTGCGCCGGCGGCTGGAGTGGCTCACCGCCAAGATCGCCGAGACCGCCACCGAGCAGGTCAGGCTGGAGAACACCGCGATGGGCCAGCTGCTCGCGCTCGCCCCGCAGGATCCGGACGGGCTGCTGGAGGAGCTCGCCGACCAGTTGCTGGCCAAGGCCGCGGCCCAGCAGGCCGAGCTGGAACGGCTGCTCGGCGGGCAGCCGGTGGGAGACAATGGGGCCCACCGGACCGAGCCCCAGGAGAGTCAGACGATGTTCCCGCAGATCCCCACCGCCGAAGCCGCCGCCGTCCCCGCCGAGGCCGCCCTGCTGGACGTCCGCGAGCAGGACGAGTGGGACGCCGGCCACGTGGACGGCGCGCTGCACATCCCGATGGGCCAGGTGATCGCCCGCCTCGCCGAGCTGCCGGACGAGCGGCTCTACGTGCTCTGCCGGGTCGGCGGGCGCTCCGCGCAGGTCGTCCAGTACCTGGTGCAGAACGGCCGGGACGCGGTCAACGTGGACGGCGGGATGTACGCGTGGGAGTCGGCCGGGCGCCCGATGGTGAGCAGCGACGGCCGGGACGCCTTCGTCCTCTAG
- a CDS encoding FUSC family protein, whose protein sequence is MSWFAALRDTARTGLTLDRALTDPKRAARGAVAVALVLFPTLALGGPRLATSAAMGAFIAGTATFQRSFRPRPTLAVAAGIGLGTSTFLGYLAAGVYGAFPVLLAVWSFGAGLAWAIGPTAGVVAANTLSVMLVVVQLPVSVPAALGHGLVCALGGVVQAAVITFWPIGSWTAQREALADTYAELADYARRLRQDPTAHVDPAPFMTARHAAALTPWQDRRRPPELRGLRGIAERVRPTLAAIADPKVGAPEEGPERDRARAVLAAAAEAMDALARAVRTGDPLQLPRSAPALTLAAPADGPELQGASRRAARRLAGLLRKAADALERGDEDTISTPVVGAGGALLKPPLSRMLPVALRAVRRQLQPHSAVFQHAVRLTAVVVLAYLLARLLGFEHGYWAPMTAAMVMRPDFAQTYSRGVARLAGTMVGVAVSTLVVQLAHPGEWVLAALAVLCIGGAYLTLRTGYALMTVCISSYVVFLLGLQEGNPLVTAFERVGLTFLGGSVALLAYALFPTWQTARLGERLAEWLAAAGRYAAAVLAVYEDPGAPRGREVRSALLDSREARSELLQAMQRADAEPGRHASGLPGVSRRQLDRARAAVGHLGRVAVLLEAHLPTADADPVPGAAEFAEELRLATALAAAALLTDRPVEFDAVREAQRGLEDRLAQAPASVQRDVVRTSSRLLLQALKDLERALRGGASATPAQRAQESTAR, encoded by the coding sequence ATGTCCTGGTTTGCCGCACTCCGAGACACCGCGCGGACCGGACTGACCCTGGACCGGGCGCTCACCGACCCCAAACGCGCGGCCCGCGGGGCCGTCGCCGTCGCCCTGGTGCTCTTCCCGACCCTGGCCCTGGGCGGGCCCCGGCTCGCCACCTCGGCCGCGATGGGCGCGTTCATCGCCGGGACGGCCACCTTCCAGCGCAGCTTCCGCCCCCGGCCCACGCTCGCCGTCGCGGCCGGGATCGGTCTCGGCACCAGTACCTTCCTCGGGTACCTGGCGGCCGGGGTGTACGGGGCGTTCCCGGTGCTGCTCGCGGTCTGGTCCTTCGGGGCGGGCCTCGCCTGGGCGATCGGGCCGACCGCCGGGGTGGTCGCCGCCAACACCCTCTCGGTCATGCTGGTCGTGGTCCAGCTCCCGGTCAGCGTGCCCGCCGCGCTCGGCCACGGGCTGGTCTGCGCCCTCGGCGGCGTCGTCCAGGCGGCCGTCATCACGTTCTGGCCGATCGGCAGCTGGACCGCCCAGCGCGAGGCGCTCGCCGACACCTACGCCGAACTCGCCGACTACGCCCGGCGGCTGCGCCAGGACCCGACGGCGCACGTCGACCCGGCGCCGTTCATGACGGCCCGGCACGCGGCCGCGCTGACGCCCTGGCAGGACCGCCGCCGGCCGCCCGAGCTGCGCGGGCTGCGCGGCATCGCCGAGCGGGTCCGCCCGACCCTGGCCGCGATCGCCGACCCCAAGGTCGGCGCCCCCGAGGAGGGACCCGAGCGGGACCGGGCCCGGGCCGTGCTGGCCGCCGCCGCCGAGGCGATGGACGCGCTGGCGCGGGCCGTCCGCACCGGTGATCCGCTGCAGCTGCCCCGCTCCGCACCGGCGCTCACGCTGGCCGCCCCGGCCGACGGGCCGGAGCTGCAGGGCGCCAGCCGACGGGCCGCCCGCCGGCTGGCCGGGCTGCTGCGCAAGGCCGCGGACGCCCTGGAGCGCGGCGACGAGGACACCATCAGCACGCCGGTGGTCGGCGCCGGCGGGGCGCTGCTCAAACCGCCGCTCTCCCGGATGCTGCCGGTCGCCCTGCGAGCGGTGCGGCGCCAGCTCCAGCCGCACTCGGCGGTGTTCCAGCACGCCGTCCGGCTCACCGCGGTCGTGGTGCTCGCCTACCTGCTCGCCCGGCTGCTCGGCTTCGAGCACGGCTACTGGGCCCCGATGACCGCCGCCATGGTGATGCGGCCCGACTTCGCGCAGACCTACAGCCGGGGCGTGGCCCGGCTGGCCGGGACGATGGTCGGCGTCGCGGTCTCCACCCTGGTGGTGCAGCTGGCCCACCCCGGCGAGTGGGTGCTGGCCGCGCTCGCGGTGCTCTGCATCGGCGGCGCGTACCTCACCCTTCGCACCGGCTACGCGCTGATGACGGTCTGCATCTCCTCGTACGTCGTCTTCCTGCTCGGCCTCCAGGAGGGGAACCCGCTGGTCACCGCCTTCGAGCGGGTCGGACTGACCTTCCTCGGCGGCTCCGTCGCGCTGCTCGCCTACGCGCTCTTCCCCACCTGGCAGACCGCCCGGCTCGGCGAGCGGCTGGCCGAGTGGCTGGCCGCCGCCGGGCGCTACGCGGCCGCGGTGCTCGCCGTCTACGAGGACCCGGGCGCCCCGCGCGGGCGGGAGGTCCGCTCGGCGCTGCTGGACTCCCGGGAGGCCCGGTCCGAGCTGCTCCAGGCGATGCAGCGGGCCGACGCCGAGCCCGGCCGGCACGCCTCCGGGCTGCCCGGGGTGAGCCGCCGCCAGCTGGACCGGGCCCGGGCGGCGGTCGGCCACCTGGGCCGGGTCGCCGTGCTGCTGGAGGCCCACCTGCCCACCGCCGACGCCGACCCGGTGCCGGGCGCCGCCGAGTTCGCCGAGGAACTGCGGCTGGCCACCGCGCTCGCGGCGGCCGCGCTGCTCACCGACCGCCCGGTGGAGTTCGACGCCGTGCGGGAGGCGCAGCGCGGGCTGGAGGACCGGCTGGCGCAGGCGCCGGCGAGCGTCCAGCGCGATGTCGTCCGGACCAGCAGCCGGCTGCTGCTCCAGGCGCTGAAGGACCTGGAGCGCGCGCTGCGCGGGGGCGCCTCGGCCACCCCGGCGCAGCGCGCGCAGGAGTCCACGGCGCGGTAG
- a CDS encoding ATP-binding SpoIIE family protein phosphatase, with product MLVPRVADFACVDLVDGLISDSELPEARPDDDTMLRRVALANNDSTGQWDHVLAEGSLVAMPRHTPPGMALQLNQPVLVPVISEDVAVDYAAALGGVRLAPVVSGRSMLVVPLSARGTVLGILKLLRLPDRAPFDEGDAATLKELAARAALSLDNARLHRAESKVATVLQRSMIPTRPPQIPGVQIAHRYLPGDSKAEVGGDWFDAIQLPGSRVALVVGDVMGHGLHSAAAMGRFRTAMQTLAALDLPPGQLLRHLDNLAQKLGDDHLATCLYAVYDPINRTCELASAGHVPPVLVHPDGTGELLEIPAGAPIGVGGVPFVAKTIDVSDGSMLVLCTDGLVEVRGGDIGTGLAALCGNLIDPQRSPEEACDVVLDRLHSDDRKDDVALLVARFDGVAPTEVATWDLTVDHREVGRARALVREQLTGWHLEGLRDTTELLVSELVTNAVRVARDRVQLQLIRVDKLLVEVSDDNHNLPSLEPAEQLGETGRGLTLVTKLAERWGTARKAVGKVVWFELPLPPPG from the coding sequence GTGCTCGTCCCCCGGGTCGCCGACTTCGCCTGCGTCGACCTGGTGGACGGCCTGATCTCCGACTCCGAGCTGCCCGAGGCCCGGCCGGACGACGACACCATGCTGCGCCGGGTCGCCCTGGCCAACAACGACTCGACCGGCCAGTGGGACCACGTCCTCGCCGAGGGCTCGCTGGTCGCGATGCCCCGGCACACCCCGCCCGGGATGGCCCTCCAGCTGAACCAGCCGGTCCTGGTCCCGGTGATCAGCGAGGACGTCGCGGTCGACTACGCCGCCGCGCTGGGCGGTGTCCGGCTCGCCCCGGTGGTCTCCGGCCGCTCGATGCTGGTCGTGCCGCTCTCCGCCCGGGGCACCGTGCTCGGCATCCTCAAGCTGCTCCGGCTGCCCGACCGCGCCCCCTTCGACGAGGGCGACGCCGCCACCCTCAAGGAGCTGGCCGCCCGCGCCGCGCTCTCGCTGGACAACGCCCGGCTGCACCGCGCCGAGTCCAAGGTCGCCACCGTCCTGCAGCGTTCGATGATCCCGACCCGCCCGCCGCAGATCCCCGGCGTGCAGATCGCCCACCGCTACCTGCCGGGCGACTCCAAGGCCGAGGTCGGCGGGGACTGGTTCGACGCGATCCAGCTGCCCGGCAGCCGGGTCGCCCTGGTGGTCGGCGACGTGATGGGCCACGGCCTGCACTCGGCCGCCGCGATGGGCCGCTTCCGCACCGCGATGCAGACCCTCGCCGCCCTGGACCTGCCGCCCGGCCAGCTGCTGCGCCACCTGGACAACCTGGCCCAGAAGCTCGGCGACGACCATCTGGCCACCTGCCTGTACGCGGTCTACGACCCGATCAACCGGACCTGCGAGCTGGCCAGCGCCGGCCACGTCCCGCCGGTGCTGGTGCACCCGGACGGCACCGGCGAGCTGCTGGAGATCCCGGCCGGCGCGCCGATCGGCGTCGGCGGGGTGCCGTTCGTCGCCAAGACCATCGACGTCTCGGACGGCTCGATGCTGGTGCTCTGCACCGACGGCCTGGTCGAGGTCAGGGGCGGCGACATAGGTACCGGGCTGGCCGCGCTCTGCGGCAATCTGATCGACCCGCAGCGCAGCCCCGAGGAGGCCTGCGACGTCGTCCTGGACCGGCTGCACTCGGACGACCGCAAGGACGACGTCGCCCTGCTGGTGGCCCGCTTCGACGGCGTCGCGCCGACCGAGGTGGCCACCTGGGACCTCACCGTGGACCACCGCGAGGTCGGCCGGGCCCGCGCGCTGGTGCGCGAGCAGCTGACCGGCTGGCACCTGGAGGGGCTCCGCGACACCACCGAGCTGCTGGTCAGCGAACTGGTGACGAACGCCGTCCGGGTCGCCCGGGACCGCGTCCAGCTCCAGCTGATCCGGGTGGACAAGCTGCTGGTCGAGGTCAGCGACGACAACCACAACCTGCCGTCGCTGGAGCCCGCCGAACAGCTCGGCGAGACCGGCCGCGGCCTGACGCTGGTCACCAAGCTCGCCGAGCGCTGGGGCACCGCCCGCAAGGCGGTCGGCAAGGTGGTCTGGTTCGAACTGCCGCTACCGCCCCCCGGCTGA
- a CDS encoding HTTM domain-containing protein — protein MSDVPPTVGPELLDAIPRQPRPEAPALPAPGRPGAGSRAALGRALAAFTGQALGRHQAAAVRIGFGLVWLAFLLREWPHRRVLYGDTSPWSLDLAERLLADNGALTVLPWFGGRLWFELVYHLAVLAALAVLLGWRTRASTVLFLVTVLSLQNRNVFLGDGGDNVVHLMAVYLVFTRCAGVWSLDARRPAAGRSGVLLWAVLGAVLLVCQLGDFSGDSLTWTAATFPHVGWAPVFWGLWAVAGLWWLLGRLRPDGEPRAVLDALANMVHNCAMLVIAAEVVLIYATAGWYKVQGSRWQDGTALYYPLHLDYFTPWPGLSGLVGSALLPVFLVSYGTVLLQVAFPFTLVDRRIKNVLLAVMMAEHLGIAVLLGLPVFSLAMVAADAVFLPTGVLCWAAARVGGLAVRSRSLVARAGSLRSRTEPLP, from the coding sequence GTGAGCGACGTGCCCCCGACGGTCGGGCCGGAGCTGCTCGACGCGATCCCCCGGCAGCCGCGGCCGGAGGCGCCGGCGCTCCCGGCCCCCGGACGGCCCGGTGCGGGCTCCCGCGCCGCCCTCGGGCGGGCCCTCGCGGCCTTCACCGGTCAGGCGCTCGGGCGCCACCAGGCGGCCGCGGTGCGGATCGGCTTCGGCCTGGTCTGGCTGGCCTTCCTGCTGCGCGAGTGGCCCCACCGACGGGTGCTCTACGGCGACACCTCGCCGTGGTCGCTCGACCTGGCCGAGCGGCTGCTGGCGGACAACGGCGCGCTGACGGTGCTGCCGTGGTTCGGCGGGCGGCTCTGGTTCGAGCTGGTCTACCACCTGGCGGTGCTGGCCGCCCTCGCCGTCCTGCTGGGCTGGCGGACCAGGGCGAGCACGGTGCTGTTCCTGGTCACCGTGCTGTCGCTGCAGAACCGCAACGTCTTCCTCGGCGACGGCGGCGACAACGTCGTCCACCTGATGGCCGTCTACCTGGTCTTCACCCGCTGCGCGGGGGTCTGGTCGCTGGACGCCCGGCGGCCGGCCGCCGGGCGGAGCGGGGTGCTGCTCTGGGCGGTGCTGGGGGCGGTGCTGCTGGTCTGCCAGCTCGGCGACTTCTCCGGGGACAGCCTGACCTGGACGGCCGCGACCTTCCCGCACGTCGGCTGGGCGCCGGTGTTCTGGGGCCTGTGGGCGGTGGCCGGGCTCTGGTGGCTGCTCGGGCGGCTGCGGCCGGACGGCGAGCCGCGCGCGGTGCTGGACGCGCTGGCGAACATGGTGCACAACTGCGCGATGCTGGTGATCGCCGCCGAGGTGGTGCTGATCTACGCCACGGCCGGCTGGTACAAGGTGCAGGGCTCGCGCTGGCAGGACGGCACCGCGCTCTACTACCCCTTGCACCTGGACTACTTCACGCCCTGGCCGGGGCTGTCCGGGCTGGTCGGCTCGGCCCTGCTGCCGGTCTTCCTGGTCTCCTACGGGACGGTGCTGCTCCAGGTGGCGTTCCCGTTCACGCTGGTCGACCGGCGGATCAAGAACGTGCTGCTGGCGGTGATGATGGCCGAACACCTGGGAATCGCGGTGCTGCTGGGGCTGCCGGTGTTCTCGCTGGCGATGGTCGCGGCGGACGCGGTCTTCCTGCCGACCGGGGTGCTGTGCTGGGCCGCCGCGCGCGTCGGCGGTCTGGCGGTACGGTCCCGGAGCCTGGTGGCGCGTGCCGGGAGCCTCCGCTCCCGGACGGAGCCGCTCCCCTAA